The sequence GCATATTTTATCGGTGTTCAATTGTTCGGTCTAAAGCGCAACACAAAAATCGCAATGGAAAATTTGCAGCAGGAGTTCGCATTATTCCCAGCTCAAAAGGAGAAACTCCTCGATCTTTATTGGCAATTGTTATTGGCGACGGATGAAAACGGTAAAGACAGAGTCACCTCCCAAGCTGACAGCCTCGCTTCAAGAGGAAATCTTAGCTTAAAAGAGAAGAAGCTCCTTGCTAATTGGTACAGCAACTATTTGGAGCAGCCAGAAAAAGCCGAAACATTTAAAAATGAAATCCTGGCATTAGAACCTCTTGGCGATTTTGTCGAATCTGAACGGTTTGGTAATTTCTATCAGGAAAAGGATCTGAACACTAAGTTGGCCCTGTTAGAGCAATTTAAAAGGGATTTCCCCAAAAGCGACCGAGTGGCAGATATGGAGAATATCCTCATCAACGCATATGTCAGAGCGCGACAATATGAAAATGCCAAATCGCTTCTCTTGAAGGGGCTTTCCAAGCCAAATTCAGTTCTATATAACACGGTGGCTTGGGATATGGTGGAAAATGACGTTGATCTTACAAGTGCAGAAGAGATTGCTCGGCAAGGGGTGCAACTGGCGCGAGAGAAACTGGCCAATCCGACACTTCAAAAGCCAAGCTATTTAACCACGAAACAATGGCGAAAATCCCTGGAGGTGTCACTGGCATACATCCTTGATACCCATGCTTATGCGTTGTATAAGCTGAATCGGGTTGAGGAATCAGTGCCTTTGTTCGCTGAGGCGGTTTCCTTAACAGAACGCTCGAACGGAGATATCAATGCGCGTTATGCACGGGCTTTGATAGCAGCTAACAAATACCAAGAGGCCTTTAATTTCCTAGATAGCCTTATCCAAGGTGGAAAAGTCTCGCTGGCCGTTGAAGAATTGTTCAAAACAGCTTATGTTCAGGTAAAAGGTTCTGAAGAGGGACTGACGGAATATCTTACAGGGCGAAAAGCAGCTGGGATTAGCAAGATCAAAGAGAAGTTGCAGCAACAGATGCTCAATCAGGCTGCACCCAATTTTACACTAATAGATCTGGCGGGCGATTCCGTCTCCCTAAAAGGACTGCGCGGCAAGATCGTGATTCTCGATTTCTGGGCGACGTGGTGTGGACCATGCCTCGCTTCTTTTCCAGGGATGCAGCAGGCTGTGGAGAGATTTCGAGCTGATAATCAGGTCGAGTTTCTGTTTGTAAATACCTGGGAGCGGGGTGATGACGTCCAAAAACGCGTTTCCGATTTCATTAAAGAGAAAAATTATCCATTTCATGTGCTCCTCGACTTAAAAAATGAGGTTGTAACTGCTTATGGAGTTGAAGGCATCCCCACCAAATTTGTGATCGACAGAAACGGAATAATTCGTTTCAAAAGTGTCGGCTATGGTGGTAGCGCTAGCGAGATGGTCGAAGAATTGAGCACAATGATAGCGATGGTCCGTTAGAAAGATAATTTTAGCCTCATCAGAATTGCGCTTTTCATTCGAGGTTCGGTCAATTTGATTTTTCAATTCTCTCTGGAGTTCTCTGGTGCAAAAATCCGAAATTCGACTCAATGGTATTTCTATTCCTGTCTATTCTTTAAACACGCTCATTATTGGCAGCGGTGCCGCGTCATTGAACGCTGCGGTGAATCTATTTGAAAAAGGTCAGACTGACATTGCCATTGTGACCGATCAATGGGGCGGCGGCACTTCAAATAATACTGGCTCGGATAAGCAGACTTATTATAAGCTATCGCTTGCTGGCGATCAACCAGATTCGCCCTTAGATATGGCGCGCGACCTCTTCAAAGGCGGCTGTATGCATGGTGATATTGCGCTGTGCGAGGCTGTCAATTCGGTTGCAGCGTTTTTTCATCTGATACAATTAGGAGTACCATTCCCTCATGATCGCCTCGGAGCCTATGTTGGCTACAAAACCGATCATGATCCGCGACAGCGCGCCACCTCGGCTGGGCCGCTCACTTCACATCTCATGTTCGAAGCGTTAGCAGCAGATGTGAAACGCAAAGGAATTCCTGTTTTCGATGGCTTTGAGGTGATCGGTTTATTAACCGAGGATTACGGAACGGAGCGGCATGTCATCGGTGCAGTCGCGCTAGACAAATCTCGGCTGGGACTTGAAAATTTCGGCTTCGTCCTTTTTAATGCCACGAATGTTGTCTTCGGCACAGGTGGACCAGCAGGCATGTACAAGACTTCAGTCTACCCAGAAAGCCAGCTTGGTGCTAGCGGCATGGCGTTCGAAATTGGCGCAATCGGCAATAACCTCACGGAGTCCCAATTCGGCATCGCTTCCATCAAATTCCGCTGGAACCTATCGGGCACTTATCAGCAGGTGATCCCTCGTTACATTTCCACCGACCAGAATGGCAACGATCCCCAACAGTTTTTGAACCATTATTTTCCTGATATGGGGAAGTTAGCGACGGCTATTTTCCTCAAAGGTTATCAATGGCCGTTCGATCCGCGAAAGGTATACAACTACGGTTCATCGCTGATTGATATTCTGGTCTATCAAGAGACACAAATCAAGGGCCGAAGGGTGTTCCTCGATTTTCAACAAAACCCCTCAGGCGATGGGGTACTAGACGATTTCACATTCGAGAAATTAGGTCCAGAAGCATATAGCTACTTGGAAAAATCAGGCGCTCTATTTGGGACACCGATCCAGCGATTGGCCAAGATGAACCAACCTGCTATTGATCTCTATCAGCAACATGGCATTGATCTCAGCAAGGAATACTTGGAGATCGCGGTCTGCGCTCAACACAATAACGGGGGACTGAAGGGTAATATCTGGTGGGAGTCGAACATTAAACACCTCTTTCCAGTGGGTGAAGTAAATGGGACGCACGGCGTCTATCGCCCTGGCGGTTCGGCTTTGAACTCAGGCCAGGTGGGAGCGATGCGAGCAGCTCTGTTCATTGCGAAGCGCTACTCAGACGAACCCAGGCCACTATCGGATTTTTTCCGCGCTGCCGAGCATCAGATTTTGAACAAATTGAACCTGGCCAAACAAATGTTCTCTGAAAATCGCGAGAATACCTTAGAAATTTGGCAAACCCGTGCGGAAATCCAAGAACGCATGTCGAGCTGTGGGGCGCATATTCGAAATCTCGAAAAGGTGAAGGGAGCGGTTCGGGAAGCGTGGGCGCTTTATTTTCGCATGAAAAATCAGCTCAAAGTCACCACGCCGGGTGATCTTCCGGCTGCGTTCCGCAATCTCGATCTCTGTCTCACTCATGCGCTCTACCTCGAGGCGATTGCCGAATATCTCGAAAAGGGGGGCAAGAGTCGGGGATCATATCTGGTGCTGGATGACTCAGGGCAAAAGCCTTGCGATCAGTTGGATGACGATTGGAGATTCAGCCTGACCAAAGAATCGGATTTCGTAAATCAGAAAATTTTGGAGATCCATCTGAATGATAACTTCAAGGTTCAAAAGCAATGGGTGGACATTCGACCGATTCCTCAGGAACAAGCTTGGTTCGAGATCGTATGGAACGAATACCGAAAAGATAATATCGTTCAATAATTTTTCGTGATGAACATCTATTTGGAGGGATCACTGTGAACAATACAAGGACGGCGATCATCACTGGCGCAGGCCAAGGGATCGGTCGAGGGATTGCGCTGGAGCTGGCAAAAGCGAATTTTAACATCGCGGGGGTGGATGTCATCTTCCAACCAGAAAATCACGACAAAGGATTGTTTGAGGTGAAAGAACGCGTTCAGGAATTCGGTGCCGAATTTCTGCCGATCCAGGCCGATATCTCGGATCTTTCCGATCACGAAAAAATCATCCAGCAAACATTACAGACATTTGGCAGCATCGATGTTCTGGTCAACAATGCCGGGGTCGCGCCGAAGCAGCGATTGGATATATTGGAGACAACCCCAGACAGCTATGATCGGGTCATGAGCATTAATGCCAGAGGGCCGTTTTTCTTAACGCAACGCGTGGCCAGATATATGATTCAAAATCCAAATGCCTCAATAAGCCGATATATCATTTTCATCTCTTCCATCTCGGCTTATTATTCTTCTCCCTCGCGTGCAGAGTACTGCTTGTCCAAAGCTGCCATTAGCCACGCGGCTCGCATCTTCGCACATCGGCTTGCAGAGTTTGGTATCCGCGTGTTCGAATTGCGACCTGGCATCATTCAAACCGACATGACTGCTGTGGTAAAAGAGAAATATGATAAACTCATTGCAGAAGGCCTGGTACCCCAGCACCGTTGGGGTTTTCCAGAGGACGTCGGAAGGGCCGTGCTCGGCTTGGTGCAAGGCTATTTCGATTATTCTACCGGTCTGATTGCAGAAGTCAGCGGAGGGATGAATATTTGCCGGCTTTAACGAGAGCGCGGCATATTTTCAATAAACGCTCAGCAGAGGAGAGTGCCGAATACATCAACCGACCTTTCTTGATTCATTCATTTGAATGATTCTTTTGTCGATAAAGTTCGATGAGTTTCGCTCCAAAAAATACTTTTCACGACTCGATATCCTTCTTTAGCCGGACAATTATAGCAAATTTTGTTTTGAAAAAAAAATGATAGTCAAAACAAAAAATAATAGTGAAAAATGGTAACCAATTTAGAGCGAGCTGTCGAGATTCAATGCCCAAAGAGATCGCAATTTTGCACATGATGAATTTGTCAACATAAATCCACTGCTTCAATTGATGTTCTGATTTTTAGATGAAAGGAGTCCAAATTGTTCACACCGAAAAAGATGTTTCTGACCAAAGGTGTCGGTGAACACCGTGAGGAACTTCAATCCTTTGAGTTGGCATTGCGGCATGCGGGGATACAGATGCTCAATATCGTCTCGGTTAGCAGCATCTTTCCGCCGGGTTGCGAAATCATCACGCGAGAAAAAGGCCTAATGGAGGTGACTCCAGGTCAAATCACTTTCTGCGTGATGGCGAGGTGCTCCAGCAACGAGCCCCGGCGACAGATTGCTGCTTCAATTGGCGTCGCCATTCCGACCGATACTTCCATGTACGGGTATTTGAGCGAGCATCATTCTTTCGGCCAGACCGATGAGGAAGCGGGCGACTATGCGGAAGATCTTGCAGCAGCCATGCTGGCATCAACGCTCGGCGTCGAATTTGACGAAGATGAAAGCTGGGATAATAAGCGTCAAATTTGGAAGATCAGTGGCAAGATCGTTCGCACGATGAATATCACCCAATCGGCGCGGATCGGAAAAGACGGGAAGTATAAAACCGTTGTTGCGGCCGCGGTTTTGTTGCCCTAATTGAGCCGATTCTGTAACTGGTTCATTGGATGAATCAGTTATTAGGATGAACGAGATCAAAATGCACTGAGCACCCTAAGATCGATCAAAGAGAATTGATACATTCATATAGCAGCAGAATGATTTGAAGCAGAATTATTCATTAAAAAATCATTCTGCTTTTTTTGTCAGGTTCATCCAGTTCATCTCGGGTTCATCCCTGTCTCAGAATTGCCTCAGATATGATTTTCCAGAAACTTCATGATGCTTCCCAAGTTTGCATATTTTTTTCCCTTCGATGATGGTTCATAGCTTTGGTTGAATGAAAGCATTCAACCCAAGGAAAATGCTTGCATTTTCAAAAAATTCTTGATATATTTCTTTGGGCAATGAAAAAAAGAGGAATAAGTGAATTGTTTCTTGCCGGTTGATATTGAGCTTTTGCGTTCAACATTGTCCCGAGAAATCAAGGGTGAGCAGCACTCTCAACGACTTCTTGGCACGGGCAGCATTGAGGTGACGATTTAAATCAGCCTCGAAACAATGGCTCGCTCTTTTATAATTATCACCATCAAATATGATCTGCCTAATAAGCATAGCTCTGGGCTATTTGTTCGGGTCTCTCTTGCCGGCGTATTATTTTGGCAGACTGGCAGGTGTGGACATTCGGAATGAGGGTGCCAAATATGCTGGGACGATCAATGTTTATCATGTGGTGGGAAAGAAGGCTGCCGTTGCTACCGCTTTGTTCGATCTTTCAAAAGGATTGGTAGCAATTCATACTGCGCTGGCATTTGGCGTCGATTTTCATTGTGCTCAGCTCTCAGGCCTTGCTGCAATTGCGGGACACGTATTACCTTTTTATTTAAATTTCCGTGGTGGTCAGGGAGTTGCCTGCGCAACTGGCATGCTGCTTTATTATCTGCTTCATTACCTTTTGGCTGGAATCCTTCAATATAATGCTCTCCTTTTCTTAGCTGTGATCGTCATTATGTTCGCTTATGTCGCTCGACATGGCGAAGTTATCAGCGCAATTATTTTGCCCCTATTGTGTTTTATTATCCTGACACGCGCGCCAGAGGACCAATTTAATTTCTATTTTGTTGCCATTGCCCTCTATATTGTTGGGGTCGGGATTTATAACATCATCCATCGCAAACTCTTAATCATCGAAGATCCTATCTTTCGACGACATTGGTGGCGCGTCGCGTTGCGGCCGCTGGCGATCATTTTTGTGCTCTTTTATTGGTTCTCATCCAAGAGTGCGACCTTATGGCTCATCGGATCGCTTGCACTGGTTTTCTTAGGCATGGATCTGATCCGACTCCGATCTAGATCGATCAATGAAAATTTGATGACCAAGGTCGAACCGCTTTTTAAAAAGAAAGAACAGCATCATTTCTCGTCCATGTCGCTATTTCTCACATCGGCATTCTTGACTATTTTGCTTTTCGATAAAATTATCGCCATCACCAGTATATCTTTTTTGATCTTTGGCGATCTGTTCAGCAAAATCTTCGGGCTGGCTTATGGGAAACAAAGGCTGTGGGATAAGACTTTGGAAGGCAGCCTCGCATTTTTTGCTGTCAGCTTAATTGCCAGCTACTTGATTGCCTGGGCAACAGCCGCACCCCTTCTGCTGTTATTATTCGGCGCATTGGTTGCAAGTATCGTAGAGTTGCTCCCTTCTTCGATAGATGATAACTTCACCGTCGCCTTAATTAGTGCAATAGCCATGACTGTAGTGCAGAAACTTTTCTTCATTTGATTTTGACATGATAATTTGGTGACCATGATGAATCGCACAAGAAAAATCCTATCAAAATGTAATGGGATAAATAGATTCGGCTGAGCCCGAATGATTGCACCAAAGCTTCTTCATGAATCGAGTGCGGTGCGCTGTTAGAACTAATAAAGAGTTGTCAAAGAAATACCCAATTGATTGAGGATGGTTTAAAATTCATTCCCATATACTTGATGTGTCAGTATCAATTTCTGGGAAATCATCAGAGTCACGCAACGAGAAACGAGTTAGCCAGCGATTTCATGATAAAATGGAGGTGCCTTATGAGAAACGTTATCGTCGTTTTGATGCTATGCTGTTCGATTCTCGTTTTCAATTGCAATAAAGGAGCTGCACCAACAGAAGTGAAACAAAAATCCGTGACGGAACTTGGATTTGCGCGGCAGATATCTGGTGGCGATCTCAGTGGGACATGGCGGCCGAGGGAAGTGGTCCCCTTGGAGGCCTGTCTGGCTGATCCCAGTCAGATCGCCGGAATGGTCGACAGCTTAGGGCTGGCCGCAGCGGTCACTGGAAGTGTGACGTTCAAGTCCGACAAATCCTTCCAATGGAATACGATTATTTCCATCATCCCGACAATAAAGCTCGGCAACACGATTATGACGATGCCAGCGTTCGCCGACACACTCAGTGAATCTGGAGCCTATCAGCAACCCTGGGAGGAGGCGATTGTCGTACCACTACATCCCAAGACTTTCAAGATTGATACCCTAGGCTTTACAGCGAGCTCGGATACTTTGATGTTAGTCACGCTGCCTGCCCCCTTTCCTGGCTTCGGCTTTGTGAAATATTATCTGGTTTTTCATTTTGTCAAATGAAAAAATCTATGAATCGGAGGGAGAAAAATGAAAACAAGGAATCGAAGCAGCGGGCAATTGTTCCTCTGGCTCGCTGCATGGTTGGTGCTGGTGGGACCATTAATCGCGGCAAGCCATGAAACGGGGAACATCGAGGGCCGAGTGATCAACAAAGAAACTGGCGAGCCGATCGCAAACGCCAACATTCTGATTCACGGCACTTATATCGGAGCAGCCAGCGATGATCAGGGAAGATTCTTCATTGAGAAGGTAAAGCCCGGCAAGTATTTGCTGATCTGCTCTGCAATCGGCTTCCGCAAACAGGAATTTTCGATTACTATCCTGTCAGGTCAAAAAAGCTTGATCGATTTTGTCCTGGAGCCCACTGCATTGCAATTGCGCGACATCGTGGTAACGGCTAGTAAGTTCAATCAGGCGATCGAGGACGTGCCAGTCACCATGCATGTGCTTCGGCCAGAGGATATCACCATTCGAAACAGCGTTACTTTAGATCAGGCGCTCCAGTACATTCCTGGGGTCCAGACTGCTGGAAATAATATTTCAATTCGCGGTTCCACGGGGTTTAGCGCTGGGCTCGGCACCCGCGCATTGATTTTGCTCGACGGCGTACCGATTCTCTCTGGCGATGAGGGCAGTGCCGACTTCTCTGCCATTCCAACAGCGGAAATCGAGCAAGTCGAGGTGATGAAAGGCGCCAGTTCGGCTCTGTACGGTTCCAGCGCAATGGGGGGCGTCATCAATATCATCACGAAAAAGCCTGACCCAGATACCTCTCATATCCGCCTGTCGCTCTATTCGGGGTTTTACAATCAGCCATCGTACTCTCAATGGCGCTGGAGCGATAAACGCAGGGTGTTTCAGGGCACTGCGCTTCATTTGATAACCACGATTTTGGGGGTCGCCAGCTCTGTTTCGGCCAATTATCACAAAAACGATAGCTTCAAAGAGAACGCCGATTTCTATAATTGGAATCTCTACGGCAAATTTCGTCTCCAATTAAATCCCGGCAATAACTGGTTGATTCAAACTGGTTGGCTGGATTCAAATACTGGCGGATTCATTTATTGGAAGGATATCAATCATGCGCTGCAATCGGGCAGCGATCCACCAGACCGATTTTCAAGGACCGATAGCAAGATCTTCTATCTCAATTCGGTGATGACACAAACCTTGAGCAGTCGCTTCTATTATCGTTTGCGGTTCAATTTTCAGCGCAACCATGCTCAAGACAGCGAAACTGCCCGTCCCGGCATGATCCCGGCTTCGGTTGGCGTTATCCGAGAGTCCTTCGCCAAAGCATTCGGACATGAAATGCAATTCGGCTATCAACCGGACATCCAGCACAATATCACCTTCGGCTGGGAGCTCAATATGAATCGCGTTCAGGCAATTCATTATGGCCGCCGACAAATTGGCAACGGCTCGATCTATTTGCAATATTCTATTCAGCCCAAGCACAATCTGAAAATCGATCTCGGCGGCCGATGGGATGGTGAACGCGGCCAGGAGATCACTCCAGTTTCGCAATTTAATCCCAAACTGGGAATCAATTATCAGTTTTGGAACGATAATGTCTGGCGCTTTTCTGCGGGGAAGGGCTTTAGGACGCCAACCATTGCCGAGCGCTTCATCTCCACCTTCTCAAATCAGATCATGGTGAAGCCCAATCCGAAACTCAAACCCGAGCGAAACATCTCGGTCGAGACCGGCTTCCGACGCCATTTCAATTCGTTTGGCTATCTGGATCTCTGCTATTTTTTGAATGATTTTTGGAATCTGATCGATCCCCAGCTCCAGCCTGGAGAAGCCGCTGTTCGCTTCGAAAATATCACTCGCGCCCGTATCCACGGGCTGGAACTCGGGCAACAATCCAGTTTCTTCGACAACAAATTAACCATCAATCTTGCCTACACCTACCTTAACGCGCGCGACCTTTCCCGCCTATTCTACGGAGCGCCAAATCCTGATTATAACCAGCCATTGAAATACCGGCCCAGCCACCTGCTGACCGCTCGCGGACAATACAAGCAAAAAAGCTGGATCTGTGGCATCGATTTTCGGTACATCAGCAAGGTCCAACGGGTGGATCGAATCACCAATATCCCCGACCTTGAAAAGCAAGTGCCTGCTTATGTGACTGATCTCCAAGCAGGGATCCAAAAAATGAATTACAGCCTGATGTTCATCGTCAACAACGTTTTTCAATACTATTATTTCGTCTCGCCTGGAAACCTTGGCGATTTGCGAAACTTTTCCGTGCAATTGACCTGGAACTTTCGATAGATAATAAGCCAAATAACATTGAACTGTATCTACCACATTACTTTTTCAGAAAAAGAACCCAACGATAGCCACTGGCGCAGTTGGGTTTTTTATCTCACTTGCATGAAGCGATGCTATCCGATATTCGATAAAAAAAATCTTGCTTTTCTAATTTTTTCGGTTTATTTTTGCTTGCGTCATCGGCAGATCAATAATACATGAATTCCCAAGTTTCTTTTGCTTGAGATATTGATTGGAAATATTGATGCCACAAAACAAATTTAGCTTTGCGAAGATCATGAATAATAGGCAAATTAAA comes from candidate division KSB1 bacterium and encodes:
- a CDS encoding redoxin domain-containing protein; its protein translation is MSARLALFIWVFLLGFMASDLHSQNFTFLPIKPQLNKKITVSYNPAGGKLEKAEKIEAIAYQFSDRSYLPTAIELNLTKRGSNWSATFIPDTSARAIFISFLADNKSENGEPDGYRILLHDAQGNYLPGALGTLAQAYFIGVQLFGLKRNTKIAMENLQQEFALFPAQKEKLLDLYWQLLLATDENGKDRVTSQADSLASRGNLSLKEKKLLANWYSNYLEQPEKAETFKNEILALEPLGDFVESERFGNFYQEKDLNTKLALLEQFKRDFPKSDRVADMENILINAYVRARQYENAKSLLLKGLSKPNSVLYNTVAWDMVENDVDLTSAEEIARQGVQLAREKLANPTLQKPSYLTTKQWRKSLEVSLAYILDTHAYALYKLNRVEESVPLFAEAVSLTERSNGDINARYARALIAANKYQEAFNFLDSLIQGGKVSLAVEELFKTAYVQVKGSEEGLTEYLTGRKAAGISKIKEKLQQQMLNQAAPNFTLIDLAGDSVSLKGLRGKIVILDFWATWCGPCLASFPGMQQAVERFRADNQVEFLFVNTWERGDDVQKRVSDFIKEKNYPFHVLLDLKNEVVTAYGVEGIPTKFVIDRNGIIRFKSVGYGGSASEMVEELSTMIAMVR
- a CDS encoding FAD-binding protein is translated as MQKSEIRLNGISIPVYSLNTLIIGSGAASLNAAVNLFEKGQTDIAIVTDQWGGGTSNNTGSDKQTYYKLSLAGDQPDSPLDMARDLFKGGCMHGDIALCEAVNSVAAFFHLIQLGVPFPHDRLGAYVGYKTDHDPRQRATSAGPLTSHLMFEALAADVKRKGIPVFDGFEVIGLLTEDYGTERHVIGAVALDKSRLGLENFGFVLFNATNVVFGTGGPAGMYKTSVYPESQLGASGMAFEIGAIGNNLTESQFGIASIKFRWNLSGTYQQVIPRYISTDQNGNDPQQFLNHYFPDMGKLATAIFLKGYQWPFDPRKVYNYGSSLIDILVYQETQIKGRRVFLDFQQNPSGDGVLDDFTFEKLGPEAYSYLEKSGALFGTPIQRLAKMNQPAIDLYQQHGIDLSKEYLEIAVCAQHNNGGLKGNIWWESNIKHLFPVGEVNGTHGVYRPGGSALNSGQVGAMRAALFIAKRYSDEPRPLSDFFRAAEHQILNKLNLAKQMFSENRENTLEIWQTRAEIQERMSSCGAHIRNLEKVKGAVREAWALYFRMKNQLKVTTPGDLPAAFRNLDLCLTHALYLEAIAEYLEKGGKSRGSYLVLDDSGQKPCDQLDDDWRFSLTKESDFVNQKILEIHLNDNFKVQKQWVDIRPIPQEQAWFEIVWNEYRKDNIVQ
- a CDS encoding 3-ketoacyl-ACP reductase, which produces MNNTRTAIITGAGQGIGRGIALELAKANFNIAGVDVIFQPENHDKGLFEVKERVQEFGAEFLPIQADISDLSDHEKIIQQTLQTFGSIDVLVNNAGVAPKQRLDILETTPDSYDRVMSINARGPFFLTQRVARYMIQNPNASISRYIIFISSISAYYSSPSRAEYCLSKAAISHAARIFAHRLAEFGIRVFELRPGIIQTDMTAVVKEKYDKLIAEGLVPQHRWGFPEDVGRAVLGLVQGYFDYSTGLIAEVSGGMNICRL
- a CDS encoding arginine decarboxylase, pyruvoyl-dependent yields the protein MFTPKKMFLTKGVGEHREELQSFELALRHAGIQMLNIVSVSSIFPPGCEIITREKGLMEVTPGQITFCVMARCSSNEPRRQIAASIGVAIPTDTSMYGYLSEHHSFGQTDEEAGDYAEDLAAAMLASTLGVEFDEDESWDNKRQIWKISGKIVRTMNITQSARIGKDGKYKTVVAAAVLLP
- a CDS encoding glycerol-3-phosphate acyltransferase codes for the protein MICLISIALGYLFGSLLPAYYFGRLAGVDIRNEGAKYAGTINVYHVVGKKAAVATALFDLSKGLVAIHTALAFGVDFHCAQLSGLAAIAGHVLPFYLNFRGGQGVACATGMLLYYLLHYLLAGILQYNALLFLAVIVIMFAYVARHGEVISAIILPLLCFIILTRAPEDQFNFYFVAIALYIVGVGIYNIIHRKLLIIEDPIFRRHWWRVALRPLAIIFVLFYWFSSKSATLWLIGSLALVFLGMDLIRLRSRSINENLMTKVEPLFKKKEQHHFSSMSLFLTSAFLTILLFDKIIAITSISFLIFGDLFSKIFGLAYGKQRLWDKTLEGSLAFFAVSLIASYLIAWATAAPLLLLLFGALVASIVELLPSSIDDNFTVALISAIAMTVVQKLFFI
- a CDS encoding TonB-dependent receptor, with the translated sequence MKTRNRSSGQLFLWLAAWLVLVGPLIAASHETGNIEGRVINKETGEPIANANILIHGTYIGAASDDQGRFFIEKVKPGKYLLICSAIGFRKQEFSITILSGQKSLIDFVLEPTALQLRDIVVTASKFNQAIEDVPVTMHVLRPEDITIRNSVTLDQALQYIPGVQTAGNNISIRGSTGFSAGLGTRALILLDGVPILSGDEGSADFSAIPTAEIEQVEVMKGASSALYGSSAMGGVINIITKKPDPDTSHIRLSLYSGFYNQPSYSQWRWSDKRRVFQGTALHLITTILGVASSVSANYHKNDSFKENADFYNWNLYGKFRLQLNPGNNWLIQTGWLDSNTGGFIYWKDINHALQSGSDPPDRFSRTDSKIFYLNSVMTQTLSSRFYYRLRFNFQRNHAQDSETARPGMIPASVGVIRESFAKAFGHEMQFGYQPDIQHNITFGWELNMNRVQAIHYGRRQIGNGSIYLQYSIQPKHNLKIDLGGRWDGERGQEITPVSQFNPKLGINYQFWNDNVWRFSAGKGFRTPTIAERFISTFSNQIMVKPNPKLKPERNISVETGFRRHFNSFGYLDLCYFLNDFWNLIDPQLQPGEAAVRFENITRARIHGLELGQQSSFFDNKLTINLAYTYLNARDLSRLFYGAPNPDYNQPLKYRPSHLLTARGQYKQKSWICGIDFRYISKVQRVDRITNIPDLEKQVPAYVTDLQAGIQKMNYSLMFIVNNVFQYYYFVSPGNLGDLRNFSVQLTWNFR